Proteins co-encoded in one Aspergillus luchuensis IFO 4308 DNA, chromosome 6, nearly complete sequence genomic window:
- a CDS encoding uncharacterized protein (COG:O;~EggNog:ENOG410Q1WV;~SECRETED:SignalP(1-20);~TransMembrane:1 (n5-16c20/21o113-130i)) produces MKTSTILLCLAPTIALAVEADPQIPPAVSPTPSLPNANPPAPLPEIPMPSNAEQHAELRKIRTLLEIQDTTDATRVQDQLPEPASGRIGLAASTGETKALRARSEGTLGQTPWIGMAIGLTCTALAAVMLG; encoded by the coding sequence ATGAAGACCTCCACGATCCTCCTCTGTCTCGCTCCGACGATAGCCCTCGCCGTCGAGGCCGATCCCCAAATACCTCCCGCTGTGTCTCCCACGCCGTCCCTCCCCAATGCCAACCCGCCCGCCCCGTTGCCTGAGATCCCGATGCCGTCGAATGCAGAGCAACATGCGGAGTTACGGAAGATTCGCACGCTGCTAGAGATTCAAGATACTACAGATGCGACACGGGTGCAGGATCAACTGCCCGAACCAGCGAGCGGGAGAATCGGCCTGGCCGCGTCGACAGGGGAAACCAAAGCGTTGCGCGCACGCAGTGAAGGCACACTCGGACAAACACCATGGATTGGCATGGCCATTGGATTGACCTGTACGGCATTGGCAGCAGTGATGCTGGGGTGA